A genomic window from Streptomyces mirabilis includes:
- a CDS encoding YceI family protein codes for MGLTARIRTRDGWAVSHAVVTVTDMTGTQVLRAEADAEGAVHDPTPLTPGAYTVIVTAVGYAPAASSAIVTASGRAEIGNVTLARQGGNELPPPGPWTVDPAHSSVGAVAQHLGISSVHGRFTDFSATIEIAPDDVSKSRVEAVITAASIDTGNGMRDGHLKSPDFLDVETYPRITYRSTGLTPAGSDRWTVHGELTMRGIARPVDLDLAYLGTGGDPWGGTRAAFRATTELHREDFAMNYNQVIQAGISAIGSTLKVELDVQAVQGVPLPQA; via the coding sequence ATGGGACTGACCGCACGGATTCGCACGCGGGACGGATGGGCCGTGTCGCACGCGGTCGTCACGGTGACCGACATGACCGGGACGCAGGTGCTGCGCGCCGAGGCCGACGCCGAAGGCGCCGTGCACGACCCGACCCCCCTCACGCCCGGCGCGTACACCGTGATCGTGACCGCGGTCGGGTACGCGCCCGCCGCCTCCAGCGCGATCGTGACGGCGAGCGGCCGGGCCGAGATCGGCAATGTGACCCTCGCCCGCCAGGGCGGCAACGAACTGCCGCCGCCCGGACCCTGGACCGTCGACCCGGCGCACTCCTCCGTCGGCGCCGTCGCGCAGCACCTGGGCATCTCCAGCGTGCACGGCCGTTTCACGGACTTCTCCGCGACGATCGAGATCGCCCCGGACGACGTGTCCAAGTCCCGTGTCGAGGCCGTGATCACCGCGGCCTCGATCGACACCGGCAACGGCATGCGCGACGGCCACCTGAAGTCCCCCGACTTCCTCGACGTCGAGACGTACCCGCGGATCACCTACCGCTCGACCGGCCTGACCCCGGCCGGCTCCGACCGCTGGACCGTCCACGGCGAACTCACCATGCGCGGCATCGCCCGCCCGGTCGACCTGGACCTCGCCTACCTGGGCACGGGCGGGGACCCCTGGGGCGGCACGCGGGCCGCCTTCCGGGCGACGACCGAACTCCACCGCGAGGACTTCGCCATGAACTACAACCAGGTCATCCAGGCAGGCATCTCGGCGATCGGCAGCACGCTGAAGGTGGAGTTGGACGTCCAGGCGGTGCAAGGCGTGCCACTCCCGCAGGCGTGA
- a CDS encoding MFS transporter, with protein MATTTPAGVRAHAKHGGAPSDGAPMTHRQIMEALSGLLLGMFVAILSSTIVTNALPEIIGDLGGGQSAYTWVVTASLLAMTATTPLWGKLSDLYSKKALVQIALVIYVLGSAAAGLSQNPGMLIACRVVQGVGVGGLSALAQIVMAAMISPRERGRYSGYLGATFAVATVGGPLLGGVITDTSWLGWRWCFYVGVPFAIIALIVLQKTLHLPTVRRDVKVDWGGAFFISAAVSLLLVWVTFAGDKYDWVSGQTYAMVGGAIVLGLLFVLVESKASEPIIPLRLFRNRTITLSSLASLFVGVAMFTGTVFFSQYFQLARDKSPTMSGVMTIPMIGGLFIASTVSGQVITKTGRWKYWLVSGTVLITAGLGLLGTIRYDTTYWHVAIFMALLGLGVGMTMQNLVLSTQNQVAPSDLGSASSTVTFFRSLGGAIGVSALGAIMSTRITDYVKDGLTGIDPKYAAAASGSGSGTIPNMDALPAPLRTVLESAYGHGIADVFMIGSALALLAFLIVLFIKEVPLRTSGALAQAAEAKAEATEPTATATAEAPAADERIPSWAAVAETSLAAGPEGTQRLAAVATATRESAPLPASGGVAVRGHVRGAESAPVPQAAVTLISLAGRQLGRSVAQADGFYTVDAPGTGSYVLIASADGFQPQASTITVNDEPVAYDILLSGTSGLSGLVRAAGTGTPVKDAMVIVTDVRGDVLATGTTGEQGQFTFAELVPGPVTIAVNAAGHRPQALTVEVGGAGVTRVEVELSAGAQLQGVVRAPGGPLGDARVTLVDAAGNVIGTARTGTDGAYAFTDLDGGEYTVIATGYPPVATALTVTGRGVDDHDITLAHPGE; from the coding sequence ATGGCAACGACCACACCAGCCGGTGTGCGGGCTCACGCCAAGCACGGAGGTGCACCCTCCGACGGCGCTCCGATGACACATCGTCAGATCATGGAGGCCCTCTCCGGGCTGCTGCTCGGTATGTTCGTCGCGATCCTGTCGTCGACGATCGTCACCAACGCCCTGCCCGAGATCATCGGCGACCTGGGCGGCGGTCAGTCCGCCTACACCTGGGTCGTCACGGCCTCGCTGCTGGCCATGACCGCGACCACGCCTCTGTGGGGCAAGCTCTCCGACCTGTACAGCAAGAAGGCGCTCGTACAGATAGCCCTCGTCATATACGTGCTGGGATCGGCCGCCGCCGGTCTGTCCCAGAACCCCGGCATGCTCATCGCATGCCGCGTGGTCCAGGGCGTCGGCGTCGGCGGTCTGTCCGCCCTCGCCCAGATCGTCATGGCCGCGATGATCTCCCCGCGTGAGCGCGGCCGTTACTCCGGCTACCTCGGCGCGACCTTCGCTGTCGCAACCGTCGGCGGCCCGCTGCTCGGCGGTGTCATCACCGACACCTCGTGGCTCGGCTGGCGCTGGTGCTTCTACGTCGGCGTGCCGTTCGCGATCATCGCGCTGATCGTGCTGCAGAAGACCCTGCACCTGCCCACCGTGAGGCGGGACGTGAAGGTCGACTGGGGCGGCGCGTTCTTCATCTCCGCCGCGGTCTCGCTGCTGCTGGTCTGGGTCACCTTCGCCGGTGACAAGTACGACTGGGTGTCGGGGCAGACGTACGCGATGGTCGGAGGCGCGATCGTCCTCGGCCTGCTGTTCGTGCTCGTCGAGTCCAAGGCGAGCGAACCCATCATCCCGCTGCGGCTGTTCCGCAACCGCACCATCACCCTTTCCTCCCTCGCCTCGCTCTTCGTCGGCGTCGCGATGTTCACCGGCACCGTCTTCTTCAGCCAGTACTTCCAGCTGGCCCGTGACAAGTCCCCGACGATGTCGGGCGTCATGACCATCCCGATGATCGGCGGCCTGTTCATCGCCTCCACGGTCTCCGGCCAGGTCATCACCAAGACCGGCCGGTGGAAGTACTGGCTGGTCAGCGGCACCGTCTTGATCACCGCGGGCCTGGGCCTGCTGGGCACCATCCGCTACGACACGACCTACTGGCACGTCGCGATCTTCATGGCGCTGCTCGGTCTCGGCGTCGGCATGACGATGCAGAACCTGGTGCTGTCCACGCAGAACCAGGTGGCCCCGTCCGACCTCGGCTCGGCCAGCTCCACGGTGACGTTCTTCCGCTCCCTCGGCGGTGCGATCGGCGTCTCCGCGCTCGGCGCGATCATGTCCACCCGGATCACCGACTACGTCAAGGACGGCCTGACCGGCATCGACCCCAAGTACGCGGCCGCCGCGTCCGGCTCCGGCTCCGGCACCATCCCGAACATGGACGCGCTGCCCGCCCCGCTGCGCACCGTCCTGGAGAGCGCCTACGGTCACGGCATCGCGGACGTCTTCATGATCGGCTCCGCCCTGGCACTGCTCGCCTTCCTCATCGTCCTGTTCATCAAGGAGGTCCCGCTGCGGACCTCGGGCGCGCTGGCCCAGGCCGCGGAGGCGAAGGCGGAGGCCACCGAGCCGACGGCTACGGCCACCGCCGAGGCACCCGCCGCCGACGAGAGGATTCCGAGCTGGGCGGCCGTCGCCGAGACGAGCCTCGCGGCCGGACCCGAGGGCACGCAGCGGCTCGCCGCCGTCGCCACCGCGACACGGGAGAGCGCACCGCTGCCCGCCTCCGGCGGCGTAGCGGTCCGCGGTCACGTCCGCGGCGCCGAGAGCGCCCCCGTCCCGCAGGCCGCGGTCACGCTGATCTCGCTCGCGGGACGGCAGCTGGGCCGGTCGGTCGCGCAGGCCGACGGCTTCTACACGGTGGACGCTCCCGGCACGGGCTCGTACGTCCTGATCGCCTCCGCCGACGGTTTCCAGCCGCAGGCCTCGACGATCACCGTGAACGACGAGCCGGTGGCGTACGACATCCTGCTGAGCGGCACGAGCGGGCTGAGCGGACTCGTCCGGGCCGCCGGGACCGGCACCCCGGTCAAGGACGCCATGGTGATCGTGACCGACGTCCGCGGTGACGTGCTGGCCACCGGGACCACCGGTGAGCAGGGCCAGTTCACCTTCGCCGAACTGGTTCCGGGTCCGGTGACCATCGCGGTGAACGCGGCCGGCCACCGCCCGCAGGCCCTCACCGTCGAGGTCGGCGGCGCCGGGGTCACCCGGGTCGAGGTCGAGCTCAGCGCGGGCGCCCAGCTCCAGGGCGTCGTACGGGCCCCCGGCGGCCCCCTGGGCGACGCCCGGGTCACGCTGGTCGACGCGGCCGGCAACGTGATCGGCACCGCCAGGACCGGCACGGACGGCGCGTACGCCTTCACCGACCTGGACGGCGGCGAGTACACCGTCATCGCGACGGGTTACCCCCCGGTCGCGACGGCTCTCACGGTCACCGGCCGTGGCGTCGACGACCACGACATCACCCTCGCCCACCCCGGCGAGTAG